From a region of the Palaeococcus ferrophilus DSM 13482 genome:
- a CDS encoding cell wall-binding repeat-containing protein → MKWLPPIIILLLLLPSATASTVVLSSDQDEGIARYLANHLNATLVVIPWGSEDERYLEEIRVLNPDELIIVGGPYAVPPLFEVGNFKRYGGKDRVETAKIILRDFFNLDNPETIVLYPSREEVKEFTGKGGEWELVPANTSVALRWAPLIENELPAGEGERRVFIGNVENNPAMNAMWPGELPEVYSLYPSIIVANGTLFITGTDQNLPLIGRYFEGNTRFERTDLVVFLSLLAFLTLVSLPFVNDRRWLGASFLVVTLFVLYNIHAFRLAWDTLFVYMDGALSLLSSGTYETVVGSRGFPGLSYALLVAFKLFGVRIEAAVLYQILLLFITALALHLHFKRGPLSTMALLLFLALPLFREYVLTVSTELTFIALLLLSLALLRRLPLVASLPSALASIVRAQALLLPVVALMRRERKVLFYSALSLALYALLYSLAGNGFEGYVVEISAKGLTAQTVLSNLSFYLPSIVKYIPIPAVLLMYFSLRGELKPGETLVLGVVYLLLPLLWVAQDERYLLPGLLLLLLAALEPLDRTEKPVEG, encoded by the coding sequence ATGAAGTGGCTCCCCCCGATAATCATCCTCCTGCTCCTCCTTCCATCCGCTACCGCCTCAACCGTCGTGCTCAGCTCGGACCAGGACGAGGGGATAGCGCGCTATCTGGCGAACCATTTGAACGCGACCCTCGTGGTTATCCCCTGGGGAAGCGAGGACGAGAGGTACCTTGAGGAGATCAGGGTTTTAAACCCCGACGAGCTCATAATCGTCGGGGGTCCCTACGCCGTTCCGCCGCTCTTTGAGGTCGGGAACTTCAAACGCTACGGCGGGAAGGACAGGGTCGAGACGGCTAAGATAATCCTCCGCGACTTCTTCAACCTCGACAATCCGGAAACTATAGTTCTCTACCCCTCCCGTGAGGAGGTGAAGGAGTTCACAGGGAAGGGAGGGGAATGGGAGCTCGTCCCCGCAAACACGAGCGTCGCGCTGAGATGGGCCCCCCTGATCGAGAACGAGCTTCCCGCGGGGGAGGGGGAGAGAAGGGTCTTCATCGGCAACGTCGAGAACAACCCCGCGATGAACGCCATGTGGCCGGGGGAACTGCCGGAAGTGTACTCCCTCTACCCCTCCATAATCGTGGCCAACGGTACGCTGTTCATAACCGGAACCGACCAGAACCTTCCCCTCATCGGTCGCTACTTCGAGGGGAATACTCGCTTCGAGAGGACCGATTTAGTCGTCTTCCTTTCCCTTCTGGCTTTTCTCACCCTCGTATCGCTTCCCTTCGTAAACGACCGCAGGTGGCTTGGAGCCTCGTTCCTCGTGGTGACCCTCTTCGTCCTCTACAACATCCACGCCTTCAGGCTTGCCTGGGATACGCTCTTCGTTTACATGGATGGGGCGCTCTCCCTCCTCAGTTCCGGGACCTACGAGACCGTTGTCGGAAGCAGGGGCTTCCCGGGCCTGAGCTACGCCCTCCTCGTTGCTTTCAAGCTCTTCGGGGTTAGGATAGAGGCCGCGGTTCTCTACCAAATCCTCCTCCTCTTCATCACCGCCCTCGCCCTGCACCTGCACTTCAAGAGGGGCCCGCTCTCCACGATGGCGCTCCTGTTGTTCCTTGCCCTCCCGCTGTTCAGAGAGTACGTCCTGACGGTTTCGACGGAGCTCACGTTCATAGCGCTCCTCCTCCTTTCGCTTGCCCTTCTCCGGCGCCTTCCTTTAGTGGCATCGCTCCCGAGTGCCCTCGCCTCAATAGTTAGGGCCCAGGCACTCCTACTTCCGGTGGTCGCGCTGATGAGGCGGGAGCGGAAGGTGCTCTTCTACTCCGCCCTCTCCCTCGCCCTCTACGCCCTCCTCTACTCCCTCGCCGGAAACGGTTTTGAGGGCTACGTTGTCGAAATCTCGGCCAAAGGGCTTACCGCTCAAACGGTGCTCTCGAACCTCTCCTTCTACCTGCCGTCCATCGTGAAGTACATTCCCATCCCCGCGGTCCTCCTAATGTACTTCTCACTCAGAGGAGAGCTCAAACCGGGAGAAACACTCGTGCTTGGGGTTGTCTACCTCCTCCTTCCCCTCCTGTGGGTCGCCCAGGATGAGCGCTACCTTCTTCCGGGCCTTCTCCTCCTGCTCCTCGCCGCTCTGGAGC